The Aspergillus fumigatus Af293 chromosome 5, whole genome shotgun sequence nucleotide sequence CAGAGGACGGGCGCGATGTTAGgtatatcacgtgactgGACACGGACCACATCGTGAGAGCGGAAAAGTTTCTTTCGAAATGCCCGGCTGTCCTTCTCCCACTATCACAAACACCAGTGCTGTACTTCACCACCACTCGCGGCTGGCATTTTTAATACTATAGACGCTCAATTGGCCGTGTGCAAGCTGTATAAGCTCATACCAGCGTGATCCCTGGCTTTGTCCTAGAGAAACAATACTTCCCTCTACCTGAGGCCTGAGTGAAAATGCCTCCCCGAATACAAAACCAGCTGGTCTCGGGCTCTCTCCTCCCTTACCTCTCCTCTACTTCCTCgacctcttcaacctcttcCACATGTATCTCCAAGCTCTCACAAACATGCTCCTCTCGTCCCTTCTGCTCCTCGCCCGCTGCTCAGACCAGGCTGCGGAATGAGATGTTCGCGTGGATCAACGGCGAAGGTGCTCAATTGAAACAACACACGCCAGGGCGAACGAATTACATTACTCGCCTCAAGGGCAATGCCGGTAATCGGCCCTTTCCTCTGAACCCTAATTTCGTCAGTGAGCCCATACTCAGCGAGGAGCTGCGCAATGAGATCCACCGGCGCGTTGTGGACAAAAAGCAGAGTGTGCGTGCAGTCAGTGTCGACCTCGGTGTGGATATGCGACGAGTAGCAGCCGTGGTTCGATTAGTAGAATTAGAGAAGCGATGGAAACAACAGGTATGCATGttttcatttctttctgctCTGTTTCAGATCTGCCGGCTATTTCCTGTGTTACGATGGCATTGTACAATGATGAGAACAACAAAAAATTCGATTAGTCTTTATGAGCCCGAGCTTAACCTGCTTGGGAATGCTTACAACTCCCACATCTGATTTGTGCCATTGCCTCGTTTTCTGTCGAGAATTTCGCGTCTCTGCAGCCTTGGATTGCTCTAACACGATGCTTGAAAATTCAGGGAAAATCGCTAGCATTGCCATACGCTCGTGCAGTCCACGAGATGGTCCCAACCACCCCCCTCCGCAATGACCTGAACATTCGACCCCACGAGTCCATTAACGATCTCCCCGTCCACCGCCTCACCGATCCCCAGATCTTCTACCCCGTCTCCGAGTCCCGGCAATTCACCCGTGTTGACGCCGGTCGCGTGTTCTCCGCCGCTCCCGCCCTGCCACACAAAGAAGCCGAGCGCGCCGTGGCCCACCCCGACGAGGCTATAAGCAAGATCACGCAGGACCCAGCCCGCATTGAGCGCGTCGGTAAGGGCGACGACGAGCAGCAGGTCCTCCAGCCCGCGGACGTGCGCATCCCGCACCCGCACCTGGTTTCCCACGAGCGCCAGGTGAAGTCGAACCCCAACGAGTTCCGCGAGAACATGAAGCTCTACCGCGAGCGGCTCCAGCAGGAGGAGGCGATCGAGCAGGAACGCAAGAGACTCGCCAAGGAGCGCGCCGAGCAGCGGCTTGTCCGCGTGCAGCCTGAGGGCTCGCGGTTCGAGTTCCGCATCAAGGATGTCGTTGTCAGTCGCGAGACGACGGGCACGGATGGTCGTGGTGCCCAGGCGCCCGGTCGGAGATACGGTGTGCCTACATACGACCGCAAGAAGGGACAGATCAAGATCCCTACTCGCGTGGAGGTCTAAGCCCACTCTTTCTGACCCTGTTGATTTATATTCTGACGAGGAAAATCTCGTTCTGCTTCTGCGTTCATGAGCTGCTCTTGGTCAAGGAAATGATGTACTGTATAAATATCTCGTGAAGGGTTTGTGGAGCATTAGCATTGTACTTATATTCTGCCATGTTTTGACAATATCAATACCAACCATGAGCTCCGAGTCCAAATCACAAGGGTACCTATGTGTACTTTCGCGTCAATCGACATTGCAAATGTCGACATCAACTACTTTAGTTACAGCTGAATGATGCAGTGCACATACTGGTAGAAACGTATGCAACTAGTCTCATTAGACAATAGCATTGGAACGATTGCCAGTACCAGGATGTCAATCCAGTAGGGGCCCTAGGCTAACAAATACCAAAGAATGCGGGAGACAATGCCGGGATGCATGGATTCACAAAACAACAAACACAGGACAAGACATCTCCTTTCGTATGTGAGAGCATGTCGCTAAAGTAGTGATAGTATATACAATTGATTGATGCCGCTCAACAAAGGAGAGGTTTGTGGTAAACACTGGAAATGGACGAATCAATAATGTGCGGGCATCACGTATGATAGAAGGACTCGAAGAGTAATGGCTATGCTGGGTATCCAACGTAAGATGCAGAAAAGCGGGACGTGTAAGAGACAGGAGGGAGGGAACAATGAGTAATGTCAAACAAAGGAACTCTCCTCATACAAATCATGTGAGTATAATGACATCAAAGGGAGATATTGGGCCTGATTTGCAGAAAGTGCAACTGGCTACGTAGCATCCAGAGCTTGCTGCTCCTCGTCACCAGGAGGCTCAGTTGGGTCACCCACATGCACGGAGGTAAGAGGGCTGGCTGGTGAATCTAGAGTCTCGTTGCCCTCACCACTACCACTTCCGGGAGGTTCCTCAGGAAGGATATCCACGGGCTTGGTCAATTCGGGAACGGTTGATTTGCGTTTACCCGCACCAGGGCCTGTGGCAAACGCCCGGGC carries:
- a CDS encoding mitochondrial 37S ribosomal protein mS45: MPPRIQNQLVSGSLLPYLSSTSSTSSTSSTCISKLSQTCSSRPFCSSPAAQTRLRNEMFAWINGEGAQLKQHTPGRTNYITRLKGNAGNRPFPLNPNFVSEPILSEELRNEIHRRVVDKKQSVRAVSVDLGVDMRRVAAVVRLVELEKRWKQQGKSLALPYARAVHEMVPTTPLRNDLNIRPHESINDLPVHRLTDPQIFYPVSESRQFTRVDAGRVFSAAPALPHKEAERAVAHPDEAISKITQDPARIERVGKGDDEQQVLQPADVRIPHPHLVSHERQVKSNPNEFRENMKLYRERLQQEEAIEQERKRLAKERAEQRLVRVQPEGSRFEFRIKDVVVSRETTGTDGRGAQAPGRRYGVPTYDRKKGQIKIPTRVEV